One part of the Candida albicans SC5314 chromosome R, complete sequence genome encodes these proteins:
- the GSL2 gene encoding Gsl2p (Protein similar to beta-1,3-glucan synthase; 16 predicted membrane-spanning regions; transcript regulated by Nrg1; very low gene expression in yeast-form and hyphal cells), translating into MFDYLMRLLDSRTSRLGPTHALRSIHADYIGGMNSNFRKWYFAAQLDIDDFVGFDNLAKNGKIKGSNDPVPTLEQAESQWSTNMLALSPTDSVIQLAIYLLIWGEANNIRFMPECICFIFKCCNDFYFSIDPDTPVTTVTPSFLDHIITPLYNFYRDQSYILVDGKYRRRDKDHESVIGYDDMNQLFWYSKGLERLVLADKKSRLMSLPPGERYEELNQVLWNRVFYKTFKENRGWSHVLVNFHRVWIIHSAVFWYYTAFNSPTLYTKNYQPALDNQPTTQARLSVLAFGGVVAIVIDIISLLFELRFIPRKWTGAQPVSKRLALLILALILNVGPSVYLFMFIPLNVQNTVGLVISAFQFSFSVIMVLYLSTVPLGRLFSKKPKANDRRFLPQRSFVTNFYSLAEGDRVASYGLWFAIFVSKFIESYFFLTLSLRDPVRELSIMKMSRCAGEVWLGNWFCTRQPTIVLGLIYLTDLVLFILDTYLWYIVWNTVFSVCRSFYIGVSIWTPWRNIFSRLPKRIFSKIISVSGDKNIKSKLLVSQVWNSIIISMYREHLISLEHVQKLIYKQIDNPGVEGDSVLKEPIFFVSQEDQTIKSSLFQDQAEAQRRITFFAQSLSTPMPEVGPVHLMPSFTVLIPHYSEKITLSLREIIREEEQYSHVTMLEYLKSLHPLEWSCFVKDTKLLAEEFETDSSSAEIKREKLDDLPYYSVGFKVATPEYILRTRIWASLRSQTLYRTISGFMNYSRAIKLLFDVENPDSTKFGTENDKLEQAAIMAHRKFRIITSMQRLKYFTPEEKENTEFLLRAYPELQICYLDEEVDEASGEIVYYSALVDGSCAILENGEREPKYRIRLSGNPILGDGKSDNQNHSLIFCRGEYIQLVDANQDNYLEECLKIRSILAEFEEATFPLDPYSTDLEGTESVYPVAIIGTREYIFSENIGILGDVAAGKEQTFGTLFARTLAHIGGKLHYGHPDFLNGIFMTTRGGVSKAQKGLHLNEDIYAGMNVVLRGGRIKHCEYMQCGKGRDLGFGSILNFTTKIGAGMGEQMLSREYFYMGTQLPLDRFLSFYYAHSGFHLNNLFIMLSIHLFLLVGANLAALTSESTICEYDRFRPITDPKRPHGCYNLIPVVHWLQRCIFSIFIVFVISFVPLAVQELTERGFYKAITRLGKQFASFSPLFEVFVCKIYAHSLSSDISIGGARYLATGRGFATIRVPFATLYSRFAVESLYYGSICGLLIFYCSLSMWKLQLLYFWITILGLLICPFLYNPNQFSWNDFFLDYKECIQWFYRGNSKPRLSSWINFTRLKRSRIVGVKSKRYSINEEIKVVSEVKPSRFKLIISESFLQLCVITLVGLAYLFTNSQNESRGTYPVNSILRILIISFVPIGVNLVILIACFVVSISIGPIFTLFCKKFPSFVAAIAHLLAVANHVFFFELLWLFQNWNFSVTVLGFALSALIQCWFLQMMTILLVSREFRHDRSNRSWWSGKWATAGLGWYIITQPMREAVCKLSEMSYFAGDLVATHIILFAQIPILLIPYADKWHTLMLFWLKPGNQIRPRILSKRQKRRRRFQANLYLLIFLLGLILFSSIFVLPLIATKYFDIEFSEYIPEFFHPLFQPYDAPTNSKGLKKKLEIKHY; encoded by the coding sequence ATGTTTGATTACTTAATGAGGTTGTTAGATTCAAGAACATCTAGATTGGGGCCAACCCACGCTCTCAGATCTATTCATGCTGATTATATTGGTGGCATGAATTCTAATTTTAGAAAATGGTATTTTGCAGCCCAGTTGGATATTGATGACTTCGTTGGTTTTGACAATCTTGCCAAAAATGGGAAAATCAAGGGGTCAAATGACCCAGTTCCAACATTGGAGCAAGCTGAACTGCAATGGTCTACAAATATGTTAGCTTTATCTCCTACTGATTCAGTTATACAATTAGCCATATATCTTTTGATTTGGGGTGAAGCCAACAATATCAGATTTATGCCTGAGTGTATTTGTTTTATCTTCAAATGCTGtaatgatttttatttttccatCGATCCTGACACACCAGTTACAACTGTTACTCCAAGCTTTTTAGACCACATAATCACTCCCCTCTACAACTTTTACCGAGACCAATCGTACATTCTTGTTGATGGGAAATACCGTCGTCGCGATAAAGATCACGAGTCTGTGATTGGTTATGATGATATGAACCAATTATTCTGGTACAGCAAAGGTTTGGAAAGACTTGTTTTGGCAGACAAGAAATCTAGATTGATGAGTCTTCCACCAGGAGAAAGGTATGAGGAATTAAATCAAGTATTATGGAATCGTGTCTTTTATAAAACTTTTAAAGAAAACAGAGGCTGGTCTCATGTATTGGTAAACTTTCACAGAGTTTGGATAATTCACAGTGCTGTGTTTTGGTACTACACGGCTTTTAACTCGCCAACATTATACACAAAGAATTATCAACCGGCGTTAGACAACCAACCCACAACACAAGCAAGATTGTCAGTGTTGGCGTTTGGAGGTGTGGTTGCCattgttattgatattatcaGTTTATTGTTCGAGTTACGGTTTATTCCAAGAAAATGGACTGGAGCTCAACCTGTTAGTAAAAGATTAgctttgttgattttggcGTTGATTTTGAACGTGGGCCCAAGTGTCTACTTGTTTATGTTTATCCCATTAAATGTTCAGAACACAGTGGGTCTAGTTATTTCTGCTTTCcagttttcattttctgtCATTATGGTTTTATATTTGTCTACAGTACCATTGGGGAGGcttttttccaaaaaacCTAAAGCTAACGATAGAAGGTTTTTGCCCCAGCGTCTGTTTGTGACTAATTTCTATTCATTAGCCGAAGGTGATAGAGTTGCATCTTATGGTTTATGGTTTGCTATATTTGTATCAAAATTCATTGAGtcatatttctttttgacTCTATCATTGAGAGACCCAGTTCGTGAATTGAgtataatgaaaatgagTAGATGTGCCGGTGAGGTATGGTTAGGCAACTGGTTTTGTACTAGACAACCAACAATTGTTTTAGGGTTAATTTATCTTACTGATTTggtattatttatattagaCACCTACTTGTGGTACATTGTATGGAATACTGTGTTTTCAGTTTGTCGCTCATTTTACATTGGCGTCTCAATTTGGACTCCATGGCGAAATATATTTTCAAGGTTACCCAAGAGAATATTTTCTAAAATAATTTCGGTTTCTGGAgacaaaaatataaaatcaaaGTTACTTGTGTCGCAAGTATGGAATTCTATCATTATTTCCATGTATCGTGAACACTTGATATCTTTGGAACATGTTCAAAAACTTATCTATAAACAAATCGATAACCCCGGAGTTGAAGGGGATTCTGTTTTGAAAGAACCaatcttttttgtttcacaAGAGGATCAAACGATAAAGTCATCATTATTTCAAGATCAAGCAGAAGCACAGCGAAGGATTACTTTTTTTGCTCAGTCTCTATCAACACCTATGCCTGAAGTGGGTCCAGTACATTTAATGCCGTCGTTTACAGTTTTAATTCCTCATTACAGCGAAAAGATAACATTATCGTTACGGGAGATAATCCGAGAGGAGGAACAATATTCTCATGTTACGATGCTAGAGTATTTAAAGCTGTTACATCCATTGGAATGGAGCTGTTTTGTAAAAGATACAAAGTTATTAGCGGAAGAATTTGAGACTGATTCGTCTTCTGCTGAAATTAAAAGAGAGAAACTTGATGATTTACCGTACTATTCCGTCGGATTCAAGGTTGCCACACCGGAATACATTCTTCGAACTCGAATCTGGGCATCACTTCGCTCCCAAACACTTTATAGAACCATTTCTGGTTTCATGAATTACTCTCGTGCTATcaagttgttgtttgacGTCGAGAATCCAGACCTGACTAAATTTGGCACGGAGAACGACAAGTTAGAACAAGCTGCAATAATGGCCCATCGTAAATTCAGAATAATCACGTCGATGCAAAGATTAAAGTATTTTACTCCCgaggaaaaagaaaacacaGAATTCTTGTTACGAGCTTATCCTGAACTACAAATATGTTACCttgatgaagaagttgaCGAGGCTTCTGGTGAAATTGTCTACTATTCAGCGTTAGTAGATGGAAGTTGTGCCATTTTGGAAAATGGTGAAAGAGAGCCAAAGTACCGTATTAGATTATCTGGGAACCCAATTCTTGGTGATGGTAAATCTGATAACCAAAACCATTCATTGATATTTTGCAGAGGAGAATATATTCAACTAGTTGATGCTAACCAAGATAATTATTTGGAAGAATGCCTTAAAATTAGAAGCATTTTGGCAGAATTTGAGGAAGCAACTTTCCCCTTGGATCCTTACTCGACTGATTTGGAAGGCACAGAGCTGGTTTATCCTGTTGCCATAATTGGGACAAGagaatatattttttctGAAAATATTGGAATTTTGGGAGATGTAGCTGCTGGGAAAGAACAAACTTTTGGTACTTTATTTGCCAGAACTTTGGCCCATATTGGAGGTAAATTGCATTATGGCCATCCAGATTTTTTAAATGGAATCTTTATGACAACTAGAGGCGGTGTTTCCAAGGCACAAAAAGGTTTGCATTTGAATGAAGATATTTATGCCGGTATGAATGTTGTTTTGAGAGGCGGCCGTATCAAACATTGCGAATACATGCAATGTGGAAAGGGAAGGGATTTAGGATTTGGCtcaatattgaatttcaCTACAAAGATAGGAGCAGGGATGGGTGAGCAAATGCTTTCAAGAGAGTATTTCTATATGGGTACACAACTTCCATTGGATAGGTTCTTGTCATTTTACTATGCACATTCAGGGTttcatttgaataatttgtttattatgCTTTctattcatttatttttgctTGTTGGTGCTAATCTTGCAGCTTTAACTAGCGAAAGCACCATTTGTGAATATGACAGATTCAGACCCATAACTGATCCCAAACGGCCACATGGATGTTACAATTTGATTCCTGTTGTCCATTGGTTGCAGAGATGtatattttctattttcattgtgtttgttatttcttttgttcCATTGGCTGTTCAAGAATTAACTGAAAGAGGATTTTATAAAGCTATCACAAGGTTGGGTAAACAGTTTGCATCGTTTTCTCCGTTGTTTGAAGTGTTTGTTTGTAAAATCTATGCCCATTCGTTGTCCAGTGATATTTCAATTGGTGGAGCCAGGTATCTTGCCACAGGTAGGGGGTTTGCAACTATAAGAGTCCCATTTGCCACATTGTATTCCAGATTTGCGGTTGAGAGTTTGTATTATGGATCCATTTGCGgattattgatattttacTGTTCCCTATCAATGTGGAAGTTGCAACTATTGTATTTCTGGATTACAATACTTGGACTTTTGATATGTCCCTTTTTGTATAATCCTAACCAGTTTTCTTGGAATGACTTTTTTCTCGATTACAAGGAATGTATCCAGTGGTTTTACCGGGGTAACAGCAAACCAAGGCTTTCTTCGTGGATAAATTTTACCAGGCTCAAACGAAGTCGGATTGTCGGGGTCAAAAGCAAAAGATACAGCATAAATGAAGAGATTAAAGTGGTTAGTGAAGTGAAACCATCAAGATTCAAACTCATTATATCAGAATCATTCTTACAGTTGTGTGTAATCACCTTGGTTGGCCTTGCTTATTTATTTACCAACTCCCAGAACGAATCTAGAGGAACCTATCCAGTCAACAGTATCTTGAGAATTCTTATTATAAGCTTTGTTCCTATTGGAGTAAACCTCGTAATATTGATTGCTTGCTTTGTGGTGTCTATATCAATTGGTCCCATTTTCACATTATTCTGTAAGAAATTTCCCTCATTTGTTGCAGCAATAGCACACTTGCTAGCAGTCGCCAATCAtgtatttttctttgagTTGTTATGGCTATTTCAGAATTGGAACTTTTCAGTTACAGTTCTTGGGTTTGCATTATCGGCCTTAATTCAGTGTTGGTTTTTGCAAATGATGACGATCTTGTTAGTTTCCAGAGAGTTCAGACACGATAGGTCTAACCGCTCATGGTGGTCAGGAAAATGGGCAACAGCTGGTTTAGGTTGGTATATAATAACTCAACCCATGAGAGAAGCTGTATGCAAATTGAGCGAGATGTCTTATTTTGCTGGTGATTTAGTTGCAACTCATATCATTTTGTTTGCTCAGATCCCGATATTATTGATCCCCTATGCTGATAAGTGGCATACTTTAATGTTATTCTGGCTAAAGCCAGGGAACCAGATACGTCCTAGAATATTATCCAAACGTCAAaaacgaagaagaagatttcaGGCAAACTTGTACTTGCTCATCTTTTTGTTGGGATTAATATTGTTTTCCAGTATATTCGTTTTACCACTTATTGCTACCAAGTATTTTGATATCGAATTCTCTGAATATATTCCAGAGTTTTTTCATCCATTGTTTCAACCCTACGATGCTCCTACAAATCTGAAAggattaaagaaaaaattagaaattaaGCATTACTAG
- the TMA19 gene encoding Tma19p (Cell wall protein, ortholog of S. cerevisiae Tma19p (Ykl065cp)), giving the protein MLIFEDVISGDELLSDAYDVKLVDGAVYEADCAMVTVGNGDIDIGANPSAEDGEEALEDGAETVNNVVYSFRLQPTMFDKKSFTTYIKGYMKRIKAYLAENDPDSVEAFEKGATAYVKKVLGSFKDWEFYTGESMDPDAMVVLLNYREDGTTPYVAIWKHGVKENKI; this is encoded by the coding sequence ATGCTTATCTTTGAAGACGTTATTTCCGgtgatgaattattatctgACGCTTACGACGTCAAATTAGTTGACGGTGCCGTCTACGAAGCCGACTGTGCTATGGTCACTGTTGGTAACGGTGACATTGATATTGGTGCCAATCCATCTGCTGAAGACGGTGAAGAAGCTTTGGAAGATGGTGCTGAAACTGTTAACAATGTTGTCTATTCTTTCAGATTGCAACCAACTATGTTTGacaaaaaatcatttacCACCTACATCAAAGGTTACATGAAGAGAATTAAGGCTTACTTGGCTGAAAACGACCCAGATTCCGTTGAAGCTTTTGAAAAAGGTGCTACCGCTTACGTTAAGAAGGTTTTGGGTTCTTTCAAAGATTGGGAATTCTACACTGGTGAATCAATGGACCCAGATGCTATGGTTGTCTTGTTGAACTACAGAGAAGATGGTACTACTCCTTACGTCGCCATCTGGAAACATGGTgtcaaagaaaacaaaatctaA
- a CDS encoding palmitoyltransferase (Ortholog(s) have palmitoyltransferase activity and role in ascospore wall assembly, cortical actin cytoskeleton organization, establishment of cell polarity, protein palmitoylation, regulation of exocytosis, vacuole fusion, non-autophagic) has product MLFTLIVCLTIISSLATFLLLFGDSPSFRNTPIQKLRNSLLSISRDIFQFYHWLDEKLNGQLLKILNWLVPVGYVMVVTVCFQQFLTHTLPMLSSPGLFRLFTIYFSMVLIYASTILAAFSDPGRITTINLKSYPYTPNQLIFFDGKTCSTCHIAKPARSKHCSVCNQCFLLYDHHCVWINNCVGYYNYKWFMLFLISNINMLGYGGWLCYWALTPVSWRKITSTNNANKVTGIFLILCSIFIVITTLFTFLHLRYIYLGVTTNELDKWSEIDHLVGLGVLYQIEPSIANENYVERAILDGNAVYISLKDERILIYNSNVKNFKLQLIQSVEDDLVNIYDHGFWNNLIERLKW; this is encoded by the coding sequence ATGCTTTTTACATTAATTGTCTGTTTGAcaataatttcttcattggCGACATTCCTACTATTATTTGGTGATTCACCCAGTTTTCGAAATACTCCAATACAAAAACTACGAAATagtttattatcaatatctcgagatatatttcaattctatCACTGGTTGGATGAGAAACTAAATGGTCaactattgaaaattttaaacTGGCTAGTGCCAGTTGGATATGTTATGGTCGTAACAGTATGCTTTCAACAGTTTTTAACCCACACTTTGCCCATGTTATCTAGTCCGGGCCTCTTTCGACTTTTCACAATATATTTCTCCATGGTTTTAATATATGCTTCAACTATACTAGCTGCATTCAGTGATCCAGGGAgaataacaacaatcaatttgaaactgTATCCATATACCcccaatcaattgatatttttcgATGGGAAAACTTGTTCAACATGTCACATAGCCAAACCAGCACGCTCAAAGCATTGTTCAGTTTGCAACCAATGTTTTTTGTTATATGATCATCATTGTGTATGGATAAATAATTGTGTTGGCTATTATAACTACAAATGGTTCatgttgtttttgatttccaaCATCAACATGTTAGGATACGGTGGATGGTTATGCTATTGGGCATTGACTCCTGTATCTTGGCGGAAAATAACATCAACGAACAATGCAAATAAAGTCACTGGGATTTTCTTGATCTTGTGCTCCATATTTATTGTGATAACAACACTATTCACTTTTTTGCATTTAAGGTATATTTATCTTGGTGTCACGACTAATGAATTGGATAAATGGTCTGAAATTGACCATTTGGTCGGATTAGGTGTGCTTTACCAAATAGAACCATCAATTGCCAATGAAAATTATGTTGAACGGGCAATCTTAGATGGAAATGCGGTATACATTAGCTTAAAAGATGAGagaattttaatttataatagCAATGTGAAAAACTTTAaacttcaattgattcagtCAGTAGAGGATGACTTGGTTAATATTTACGATCATGGCTTTTGGAACAATCTTATAGAACGACTTAAATGGTAA
- a CDS encoding uncharacterized protein (Ortholog of C. dubliniensis CD36 : Cd36_25930, C. parapsilosis CDC317 : CPAR2_800910, Candida tenuis NRRL Y-1498 : CANTEDRAFT_132053 and Debaryomyces hansenii CBS767 : DEHA2E17160g), translating to MSTFITTLDEEINYIQDLLQSIPFSSDRTTHFLKVYKISHQELMKLNEQPLKFPVDANKLLKLGISLGNLIRTLQIDEESYQQQHNQQRQFLQNLNNAKNSGINSGNNSNNGTRVSSTVSDPFRDSTILQPPPLKHIINSNNSSNTNFLSPNVSQPPYQIRFIKNLVNILKNFDIGPRNDFVQSSATLNQSGNNNGTTNRDSVSSNQSIFYTPQRVMSNGSNTSSANMSPIKLNSKQLLIEKLEININLDNLFIYKITLKLILEIFHILKQNLINTTSKLNDPSFAMTPTKYDFDESSSIFSSNSSTSQDSSLTNDEYYKLLSVAISRISHGIVQPFVILIYREFAETKISDDFTQLINSL from the coding sequence ATGTCAACATTTATCACGACACtagatgaagaaataaattacaTTCAGGATTTACTTCAATCTATTCCATTTAGTTCAGACAGAACAACACACTTTTTAAAAGTGTACAAAATTTCTCATCAAGaattgatgaagttgaatGAACAACCACTTAAATTCCCTGTAGATGCTAATAAGTTGTTAAAGTTGGGTATCTCCTTGGGGAATTTGATTAGAACTTTACAAATAGATGAGGAAAGTTATCAGCAACAACATAATCAACAACGCCAGTTTTTACagaatttaaataatgcTAAAAACAGTGGTATCAACAGTGGGAATAACAGTAATAATGGAACCAGGGTTTCATCGACAGTTTCTGACCCATTTAGAGATTCGACAATATTACAACCACCTCCACTTAAACATAtcatcaattcaaataatagtTCCAACACCAATTTCTTGTCACCTAATGTATCACAACCACCTTATCAAATTAGatttatcaagaatttggtgaatattttgaaaaactttGATATTGGTCCGAGAAATGATTTTGTTCAATCAAGTGCTACATTGAATCAATCGGGGAATAATAATGGAACCACAAATAGAGATAGTGTAAGTTCCAATCAATCTATATTCTATACCCCACAAAGAGTCATGTCTAATGGGAGTAACACATCATCAGCTAATATGTCACCgattaaattgaattcaaagCAATTActcattgaaaaattggagattaatatcaatttagataatttgttcatttataaaatcacattgaaattgattttggaaATCTTTCacattttgaaacaaaaccTTATCAATACCACCagtaaattgaatgatcCATCATTTGCCATGACTCCAACAAAATACGATTTTGATGAAAGCTCATCGATTTTCTCACTGaattcttcaacttctCAAGACTCAAGCTTAACTAATGATGAATACTATAAACTTTTATCAGTCGCTATACTGAGAATAAGTCACGGTATCGTGCAACCTTTTGTTATTTTGATATACAGAGAATTTGCAGAAACTAAAATAAGCGATGATTTCACACAATTGATCAACAGTTTATAA
- a CDS encoding uncharacterized protein (Ortholog of C. parapsilosis CDC317 : CPAR2_800920, Candida tenuis NRRL Y-1498 : CANTEDRAFT_109948, Debaryomyces hansenii CBS767 : DEHA2E17182g and Pichia stipitis Pignal : psti_CGOB_00115) — protein MSQLQQYNDLTEESMTSSHEEYDDEYSDYTSDEDSEYALSAQEHWEESMKQLTMLFSIVIFPLIGKLLGRRFSKIIWRKVANWWFV, from the coding sequence ATGTCCCAACTACAACAATATAACGACCTAACAGAAGAATCAATGACATCTTCCCATGAGGAATACGATGATGAATATTCCGATTATACATCAGATGAAGATTCTGAATATGCATTATCAGCACAAGAACATTGGGAAGAAAGTATGAAACAATTGACAATGTTATTCAGTATTGTGATATTCCCCTTAATTGGTAAACTATTAGGAAGACGATTTAGTAAAATAATATGGAGAAAAGTTGCAAATTGGTGGTTTGTGTGA
- the TRM1 gene encoding tRNA (guanine26-N2)-dimethyltransferase (Putative N2,N2-dimethylguanine tRNA methyltransferase; induced upon adherence to polystyrene): MIKRLVKLLSKMSIPPSSTSAMETTTTNIVQPNSTISQEFNTVQEGKATILTPKQDEVFYNPIQQFNRDLSIMAIKAYDEIRHEKIQAIKKKSKNKRTKLNGLKILESLAASGLRSCRYGLEIPEAGKIVANDMLAEAVKSINKNVEYNKLTDKVVANQGDAIKFMGSTDEKFHIVDLDPYGTAAPFIDSAIQCLEDDGMLLVTCTDAGVLAGSGYPEKCFALYGGNNFGNAYVNGESNHEVGIRLILNLIASTAAKYKKTIEPMLSLSIDYYFRVFVKVKTSPINVKNHASETMLTYGCNGCGHKIVQPLGMKNNTKFQYPKLQGPISSNCQYCGTSYNVAGPMYAGNLHNREFIDKVLKINESSDKEIYVTNERIKGMLTLASNELDDAPFFFNLNQLCSIFKSPPISIEQYTKAVGNLGYKVSLTHAKKNCVKTNLPWNLNLLINRAWQIDQNEKYVKEMESKNVDELNEKIKEKLIKLKDNIGINPSLAESSPGWKILNYFKTNMNEEEKSVSIDFETGNEEFEKIAKLRKVKMVRYQENPRKNWGPMARPK, from the coding sequence ATGATTAAAAGATTGGTGAAATTGTTATCTAAAATGTCAATTCCTCCATCTTCAACATCAGCAATGGAAACAACCACGACAAACATAGTTCAACCAAACTCAACTATTTCTCAAGAATTCAATACTGTTCAAGAAGGGAAAGCCACGATATTGACTCCTAAACAAGATGAAGTATTCTATAATCctattcaacaatttaatCGAGATTTATCCATCATGGCGATTAAAGCATATGATGAAATACGACACGAAAAGATACAAgcaataaagaaaaagagtaAGAACAAAAGGACTAAATTGAATggattgaaaattttggaaaGTTTAGCGGCATCGGGTTTGAGATCATGTAGATATGGATTGGAAATTCCTGAAGCAGGGAAAATAGTTGCTAATGATATGTTGGCCGAAGCAGTTAAATCTATCAATAAGAATGTTGAATATAATAAACTAACGGACAAAGTAGTTGCCAATCAAGGTGATGCGATAAAATTCATGGGTTCTactgatgaaaaatttcatattgttgatttagaTCCATATGGTACTGCTGCACCATTTATTGATAGTGCAATTCAATGTTTAGAAGATGATGGGATGTTATTAGTGACTTGTACTGATGCTGGAGTATTAGCTGGAAGTGGGTATCCAGAAAAATGTTTTGCATTATATGGAGGGAATAATTTTGGTAATGCATATGTTAATGGAGAATCAAACCATGAAGTTGGAATTCGATTGATTCTTAATTTAATTGCCAGTACTGCTGCCAAGTATAAAAAGACTATTGAACCGATGTTGAGTTTAtctattgattattatttccGTGTTTTCGTGAAAGTGAAAACTAGTCCCATAAATGTTAAAAATCATGCTAGTGAAACAATGTTAACTTATGGATGTAATGGTTGTGGACATAAAATTGTGCAACCTTTAGGAATGAAAAACAATACCAAATTCCAATATCCAAAATTACAAGGTCCAATATCTTCCAATTGTCAATATTGTGGTACATCATATAATGTTGCCGGACCTATGTACGCTGGCAATTTGCATAATCGTGAATTTATAGACaaagtattgaaaattaatgaatcgAGTGATAAAGAAATCTATGTAACCAATGAAAGAATCAAAGGAATGTTGACTTTGGCGTCTAATGAACTTGATGATGCaccatttttctttaatcttaatcaattgtgttctattttcaaatctccaccaatatcaattgaacaatataCGAAAGCAGTGGGTAATTTGGGTTATAAAGTAAGTTTAACTCATGCTAAAAAGAATTGCGTGAAAACCAATTTACCAtggaatttgaatttattaattaatcgAGCATGgcaaattgatcaaaatgAGAAATATGTCAAAGAGATGGAATCGAAaaatgttgatgaattgaatgaaaaaattaaagagaaattgattaaattgaaagataaTATTGGTATTAATCCAAGTTTGGCAGAAAGTTCTCCTGgttggaaaattttgaattattttaaGACTAATATGaatgaagaagagaaaTCTGTTTctattgattttgaaacagGTAATGAAGAGTTTGAAAAGATTGCGAAATTAAGAAAAGTCAAGATGGTGAGATATCAAGAAAACCCAAGAAAAAACTGGGGACCAATGGCCAGACCAAAATAG
- a CDS encoding uncharacterized protein (Protein of unknown function; Spider biofilm repressed), whose protein sequence is MQFKNIIVAVTAAVSVVSAANNSSSSAGSGANAVQLGVAGTVGAVAAGAVALLI, encoded by the coding sequence ATGCAATTCAAAAACATCATCGTTGCCGTTACTGCTGCTGTCTCCGTTGTCTCCGCTGCCAACAACTCCAGTTCTAGTGCTGGTTCTGGTGCTAATGCCGTCCAATTAGGTGTTGCTGGTACTGTCGGTGCCGTTGCTGCCGGTGCCGTTGCTTTATTGAtctaa